The Fundidesulfovibrio magnetotacticus genome has a segment encoding these proteins:
- a CDS encoding DUF3467 domain-containing protein: MNPADPSQQVQIQTPADLEYHYRDFFTVFAGPDDVVLEFGNVNRSTQGQVRVSNRIVLTPANALRLREILDRTILEMQRRLQQAGAGQ; this comes from the coding sequence ATGAACCCAGCCGATCCCAGCCAGCAGGTGCAGATACAGACCCCGGCCGACCTGGAATACCACTACCGCGACTTCTTCACCGTCTTCGCCGGACCCGACGACGTGGTGCTGGAATTCGGCAACGTGAACCGCTCCACCCAGGGCCAGGTGCGCGTGAGCAACCGCATCGTGCTCACCCCGGCCAACGCCCTGCGCCTGCGCGAAATTCTCGACCGCACCATCCTGGAGATGCAACGCCGCCTGCAACAGGCGGGCGCGGGCCAATAA